A stretch of Eleutherodactylus coqui strain aEleCoq1 chromosome 2, aEleCoq1.hap1, whole genome shotgun sequence DNA encodes these proteins:
- the LOC136611497 gene encoding lateral signaling target protein 2 homolog: MLPAALRRWLARPKKSDQRLLAKFFHIDEELSEVVHNLSLLDVQQTPHSYTALVNRLNLSQERMLDILEQILQQCIPTKRRRRDYHVKFPDDQVTNAMTTHLLFSAELLLGGIYIEVEELDGVLLQPLAHELLQSLTCLRQVLRAQSLEDPGRYPESTHQAMLHYDNLCAEFELRYMSLVVNVKSPEAIFKQQEVAVLFCETVSRALQRGCITQEMIDDCDPELMISIPRLAVISGLLIFPDGPLNVEKPPEEMCDLFNMYHDLLKRIRELLYLLSEDEVFSLERALCSSSEDPPASLSSSVPTSVASSSSDCSQSTQNTSQTNFPHNPTGACDGTVSGTYYPCDQQGIVPVDSEHMGSQDVNLQSDPRQSSEILRNVHVPCTIRTSTLIAVRSRYRSNSDIFHRLFICVAGVADQLQTNHAGDLRSILKTVFEVARSRQQVDTPRVPENASRLEDCHACQKEQDGGANAEPPKWIPDSACTQCMYCSAPFSLFRRRHHCRSCGKIVCSKCSGYTASLPHYPQAVRVCLHCYRVHCRPRYRQQED; this comes from the exons ATGTTACCTGCTGCACTGCGCCGCTGGCTGGCCAGACCCAAG AAATCAGATCAGCGTCTGCTGGCAAAGTTCTTTCATATTGATGAGGAATTGAGTGAAGTTGTCCACAATCTGTCACTCCTTGATGTGCAACAAACTCCTCACAGCTATACGGCCTTGGTCAACCGGTTAAACCTCAGTCAG GAGCGTATGCTTGACATactggagcaaattctgcagcagtgTATACCAacgaagaggagaaggagagactaTCACGTCAAGTTCCCTGATGACCAAGTAACTAATGCTATGACTACTCATCTCCTCTTTTCTGCTGAG CTTTTGCTAGGAGGCATATATATTGAAGTGGAAGAGCTAGATGGAGTGTTACTTCAACCCCTGGCCCATGAGCTACTCCAGAGTCTAACATGTCTGAGACAAGTTCTAAGAGCACAAAGTCTTGAAGATCCAGGAAGATATCCAGAATCGACCCACCAGGCTATGCTGCACTACGACAACCTGTGTGCGGAGTTTGAGCTCAG GTATATGTCCTTGGTGGTCAATGTAAAGTCTCCTGAAGCAATCTTCAAGCAGCAGGAAGTAGCGGTACTCTTCTGTGAGACGGTTTCCAG AGCTCTACAAAGAGGATGTATAACACAGGAAATGATCGATGACTGTGACCCTGAGTTGATGATTTCCATCCCTCGCTTGGCAGTTATCAG TGGGCTTCTAATATTTCCTGATGGGCCATTAAATGTGGAGAAACCACCAGAGGAGATGTGTGACCTTTTCAATATGTATCATGATCTGCTGAAGAGAATAAG GGAACTACTGTACTTATTGTCTGAAGATGAAGTGTTTTCCCTGGAGAGAGCCTTGTGCTCCTCCTCTGAAGATCCTCCCGCAAGCCTGTCATCTTCTGTGCCAACTTCAGTTGCTTCAAGTAGTTCGGACTGCAGTCAGAGTACTCAAAATACATCTCAGACAAACTTTCCACATAATCCCACTGGTGCTTGTGATGGTACAGTATCTGGCACGTACTATCCTTGTGATCAGCAGGGTATTGTGCCGGTAGACTCTGAACACATGGGAAGTCAAGATGTGAACCTTCAGAGTGATCCAAGACAATCTTCAGAAATTCTCCGGAATGTGCATGTCCCATGTACTATTAG AACATCAACGCTGATAGCTGTGCGTTCCCGCTACCGCAGTAACAGTGATATTTTTCATCGCCTCTTTATATGCGTTGCCG GTGTAGCTGACCAACTGCAGACTAACCATGCAGGCGACCTGCGTAGTATTCTGAAAACTGTGTTTGAGGTGGCGAGATCCAGGCAGCAGGTGGATACGCCAA GAGTGCCTGAAAATGCTTCTCGCTTAGAAGATTGTCATGCTTGCCAAAAGGAACAGGATGGTGGGGCAAACGCTG AACCTCCAAAATGGATTCCAGACAGTGCCTGTACCCAGTGTATGTATTGCAGTGCACCCTTCTCGTTGTTCCGAAGACGGCATCATTGTCGGAGCTGTGGAAAG